GGTTTTTCCTGCAATCCCAAAGCTTCGGTAGAGGTGATGATCCTTTTTTTATCGATAGCAATGCCCGGAATTGTGGACGGTTTTGACCCTGTAGCAATAATAAACTTATCTGAATTAATTACAGTTTCAGTCTTATCATCGTGTACAATTTTCAAGGTTTCATTATTAACAAAAGAACCCGAGCCGTGGAAAACCGTGATCTTATTTTTTCTCATCAGGAAATCCAGACCTTGTGTGTTTTTGGTCACTACCTCGTTTTTTCGCTTAAAAAGCTGTTCAACGTTGAGCCGAAGATTTGAATATTCAATACCGTGTGCTCCGAAACTATTAAGTGCATCTGAATAATGATGGGTACTGTCCAGCAACGCTTTGGTAGGAATGCAACCTACATTGGTACAAGTGCCACCCAGAGTATTATACTTTTCAATGATGGCAGTTTTATATCCTAACTGTGCGCTTCTGATAGCAGCTACATATCCGCCGGGACCTGACCCTATTACGGTAATATCGAATGTTTCCATTTTATTGTTTAAATATTTTAATTGACAAAAAAATAAACCAATCGGTCTTTTTGTAAGCAAAAAAATTACGCTTTCAAATTTCTGATCAATTTCTCTAAAAAAGACATCGCTATATTCAGCTCTGTCATATGGTTGTTGACCTTTGCCTGCATAAACGCACCTTCGATCATCGAGATCATCACTACAGCAATTTCGGTCGGATCGGTATCTGCTTTTATTTCATTTCTATCGATACCACGTTTGATTTGATTTTCGATAGATGTTTTCCAAAAGTCTAGGGCTTTTTGTACGCGTTTCTGGAGTGACGGATGCGTGTCATCAGCCTCAGTAGCAGTATTTAAAATTGGGCAGCCCGCCTGTAAATAGGGATACCTGAAATAGTTTTTGTAGGTATGGGGATAAACCAGCAATCTTTCGATAGAATCTTCAGTTGCTAAAATACGATCTTTCATATGCTGGGTTACTTTACCAAAATTGTAATCAAATACACTTAATGCAATCTCATCCTTATTCTCAAAATTGCCATAGATGCAACCTTTCGAAAGACCGGTGGCGCTCATTACATCATTTATGGATGTACCTGCGTAACCTTTCACGTTAAAAACGGTCGAAGTTTTTTCAATGATCAGCTGTTTGGTATTTTCGGATTTTTGAGTTTTCATCAGCAATAATTTTTACTGAAACAAAGTTATATAAAAAAATAAAACAATCGGTCTTTTTTTTCATCATTTTTCACAGTTCGGTCTTATCTAAAATGATAACAGGCTGCTTTTCGCAATGCGCTGTGCAGGAAGCTGTAAGTTTGATCTGTAAGTAAAAGAAGGCACATAGTTACATTTGGTTTCCTTGTAAATTGTGACCGTGTAGCTTGTGCATGATGAGCTATTTTTCATTTTTGAAGACAAAGATGGATATCACCGCCCCCAGAACAGCACATAAGCCAAAGACCTGAAAGCTTTCATTGATGCCGATATTTATGATGAGGCTTAAGATCAGGCTCCCCAATCCGTACCCCATGAACATCACAAACGCAAAAAGACCAATAGCAACGCCCTTTCGCTCAGATAAGGTTGTGATTAGTGCAGCGAAAAGAGGATGGGTCATGTCAAATGCAAGCGATAGGGTAGCGACCAAAAGGCAGGAGAGAGGCAATGGTAAGTGAATGGCCAGCAAAAGGGTGGAAAGTGCTTCAATTGTTATTCCTATGGGAATGATTTTATTCCTACCGTACCTGTCTGCCATCTTTCCTATCATTGGTCCCAAGAGAAGACCAGGAATCCCATATCCCAATAATGCTAATCCGACGCCTTTTTCGTCCAGGTGGTAGTTGCTGAAAAAGTAATATCCGGTCCATGCAAATATTCCACTATGAAACATAGAATTGAACAATACAAAACTGTATGTCCGTTGTCCCCTGGGCAACTTTAGAATGTTGTAGTACTCGGTGATCATATTTTTGAGCTTTTCTGCGGTTTGTTTTTTCTGAAGGAAACTTCTTCGGTTGAAAAGCAGTACGACAAGGATCAGCAGTCCCATTCCGGCAACTATGCAAAAAAGTGCCCGCCATCCGACAAAGGCAGTCAGCAGTGCACCTGTGCTGGATCCAAATGCTGTTCCTGCCGCCATGAATCCAAAAAACAAACCTAGGGCATGTCCTCTTTTCTCGTACGGAAAGTGGTCCCCGATCCAACCAATCGTCGTTGGTGCCACCCCTCCGGCAACCAGCCCTGTGAGCAGCCTTAGAAAAATCAGCTGATCAATACTTTCTGCCAGACCCGTAAAGGCAGTAATTAATATGAACCCCGACAATGAAAAAATTATGACCTTAAAGCGCCCATATCGATCTGAAAGGGGGGCGTAGATCAGGGTTGAAATTCCATAGCTCAGCAGATATGCAGGTTCGATAAAACTGACGTGCCGAACCGATACCCGAAAAAGTCCTGAAAGATGGGGAAGTATCGGAGCCACCATGAATCCCTGAAAGAAGATAATGAATGTGCCCAAAGAAAGTATCGCAACTAATGTAAAGGAAGGGATCTCCAAGGATGTTGACGCAGCATTTTTGCTGATTTTATGATATGTGTTCATTGTATTGTCCGTTTGCGCGGGAAAACCTGTGTATAATTTATTAAGGCAATTTGGAACAGCTTTTCAGCTGTTTAATCTTTTCAAGTAAGTGGCAATCTACCACGGTAGCTGTCCATGGATGCCTATAAACTGTCCTGTAGGGCCGGATTTATCGAGCGTAGCATATTTCAGGATAAGCTTTGCTGCATCCGATACATATCCGGTACCCTTGAACCCATTGAATTCAGTGGCCGTGTATCCAGGATCTACAGCGTTAACCCTAAATGCGGAGTCCCTCAATTGGTAGGCAAGCATGACCGTAAAAGCATTCAGTGCTGTTTTTGAAGGGCCATAACCGGCATCCTTAAATTCATAGAATTCCCAGTCCTGATTATCGTGCAGCGTGAGAGAGGCCAGTTCGCTGGCACATTTACGATACGTGGATTTTCTGAATTTTTCAGTAGTGGCATCATTGCCTGTGTCAGACGGATCGGACCAAAAAGATTGGTATCAAAAATATCCTTTATGATATCTATATCTACCGTAGCGGGCGGTTGTGGCTGCTGACCACGTATCCCGGCATTGTTTATCAATGCATCTAAAGATGAACTGTACTGCAGCATGTTCTGGTATGCATCGTTTAAACTCTGCGGGTCCCTGATATCAAATGCAACCGCTATAATGTTATCATAACCTGCGTTTCGTAGTTCTTCTGCGGCTTTTAGTCCATTTTCGTAGTTGCGGCTTCCAAGGAAAATTGTATAGCCAATTTTCGAAAACTGTTTTGCTGTTTCCAGTCCGATTCCTCTGTTTGCTCCACTGATAAGTACTGTTTTCATAATGATTCTATAATGTTAAAAGGAGTTGATTTTTTTATCTGTTATCTTCTACACTGCCCACATCGATATCCGGATCAAAATTATAAAAGTTATATTTGCAGTACAGGTACAGTATGAATCAAAATAATCAATACAGATGAAAACCTACAAGTTTGAGTTGTTTACCAATGAAATTGAGAAAAGTATTCGGGAAGGTGTTTTCAAACCCGGACATAAGCTGCCGTCGGTCAGGGA
This region of Chryseobacterium vaccae genomic DNA includes:
- a CDS encoding Rossmann-fold NAD(P)-binding domain-containing protein, which encodes MLAYQLRDSAFRVNAVDPGYTATEFNGFKGTGYVSDAAKLILKYATLDKSGPTGQFIGIHGQLPW
- a CDS encoding TetR/AcrR family transcriptional regulator; this translates as MKTQKSENTKQLIIEKTSTVFNVKGYAGTSINDVMSATGLSKGCIYGNFENKDEIALSVFDYNFGKVTQHMKDRILATEDSIERLLVYPHTYKNYFRYPYLQAGCPILNTATEADDTHPSLQKRVQKALDFWKTSIENQIKRGIDRNEIKADTDPTEIAVVMISMIEGAFMQAKVNNHMTELNIAMSFLEKLIRNLKA
- a CDS encoding MFS transporter is translated as MNTYHKISKNAASTSLEIPSFTLVAILSLGTFIIFFQGFMVAPILPHLSGLFRVSVRHVSFIEPAYLLSYGISTLIYAPLSDRYGRFKVIIFSLSGFILITAFTGLAESIDQLIFLRLLTGLVAGGVAPTTIGWIGDHFPYEKRGHALGLFFGFMAAGTAFGSSTGALLTAFVGWRALFCIVAGMGLLILVVLLFNRRSFLQKKQTAEKLKNMITEYYNILKLPRGQRTYSFVLFNSMFHSGIFAWTGYYFFSNYHLDEKGVGLALLGYGIPGLLLGPMIGKMADRYGRNKIIPIGITIEALSTLLLAIHLPLPLSCLLVATLSLAFDMTHPLFAALITTLSERKGVAIGLFAFVMFMGYGLGSLILSLIINIGINESFQVFGLCAVLGAVISIFVFKNEK
- a CDS encoding SDR family NAD(P)-dependent oxidoreductase, which encodes MKTVLISGANRGIGLETAKQFSKIGYTIFLGSRNYENGLKAAEELRNAGYDNIIAVAFDIRDPQSLNDAYQNMLQYSSSLDALINNAGIRGQQPQPPATVDIDIIKDIFDTNLFGPIRLTQAMMPLLKNSENPRIVNVPANWPLSRCTIIRTGNSMNLRMPVMALQKQH